The DNA segment CTTTGCCTACCTTGTCCATGGCGCTTGCTATCAGATCGCCTATTGTTGAGTCGTTGTTGGCCGATATCGTTCCTACCTGAGCGATTTCCTTTTTGTCTGAAACCGCCTTGCTCATGCTCTTAAGCTTTGCCACAACTTCAATTACCGCTTTTTCGATACCTCTTTTTAAATCCATTGAGTTGGCGCCGGCTACCACATTTTTCATACCCTCTTTATAGACGGCGTGGGCAAGCACGGTGGCTGTTGTGGTGCCGTCTCCGGCTGTGTCGGAGGTTTTTGAGGCTACCTCTTTAAGAAGCTGGGCTCCCATGTTTTGGTATGGTTCTTTCAACTCTATTTCTTTTGCTACGGTTACGCCGTCTTTGGTTATGATGGGGGAACCGAATTTCTTATCCAATATGACATTTCTGCCCTTTGGTCCTAATGTTGCTTTAACGGCATTAGTCAATATGGTTATGCCCTCAAGCATCTCCCTTCTTGCCGTCTCATCAAAGGCTAATTGCTTTGCTCCCATTGTTGCTTATCCTCCTTATTCAATTATTCCTAAAATATCTTCTTCTTTGATAATCAGGTAATCCTTGCCGTCAATCTGAACCTTTGAGCCGGAATACTTATCAAAAAGCACCTCATCTCCTACCTTCACTTCTTTTGCCTCTGACCCTACGGCCTCTACCTTACCGCGCTGAGGCTTTTCCCTGGCAGTGTCGGGCACGTATAGACCACCGGCCGTCTTTTCCAGTTCGTCCTTGTAGCTGACAAATACACGCTCTTTAAGGGGTTTGAACTTCATACAGCACACTCCTTTCATAATAAGTTTATTTTTTTGTTTTTGTTAGCACTCACCATAGATGAGTGCTAATAGTTTTAATGTACTTTAACACAACTTATAAGTTTTGTCAAGATATTTTTTTATTTTTATTGGAAATAACTGCAGGGATAAAACAAACGGGACAGGGGTTTTTCACCCCTGTCCCGTTTGTTAAATATACTTATACGTTGGTTTACTTAGTAGCTTAAGACGTTTTTACCGCCTGAGGGGCCGGTTGAGCTGTCATCCGTGCAGGTATAACCACCGATAGGACGTTTGGGATTGGTCGTACCCTGGAAACATGACATTGCAATTTTCTGACAGTCTATGCTGCTGTCTGAGGTAAATGTAAGTGTGCCGCCGTAATAGATTTTTTCACTTTTACCGCTGTTGCTGCTGTTATCCTTTTCTCCCTTGTCGTTTTCTCCCTTGTCGTTGCCGCCTTTACCACTGCCTGTAGTATTGTCACTTGAGCTTGTGGTGTTGTCATTAGTTGTGGTAGAAGATAATCCAAGGTCTGTGGATAGATCAGCCGCCTTAGTGGTTCCTACATAGACATATTTGCCTGTGAATGAGATTAAGTTAGAGGAGCTTCCGCCAAAAGATACTGACGATGGAAATGCTATGGCTTTTCTTGTAGGTGTTGAGCCGGATGAGGCCTTCACCGTAAAGCTTGCCGAGGTCACGTTGTCTGTTGAGAGGTTTGACACTACACAGTAAGTTACATTGCTTGCATGAGTGTGTAAATAAGGCAGACTGTAATATACATTTCCGCCTGCAGCCGATACGTTACCTGTGTCTGTTACAACAATTAGTGACAGTACTGATAATATCACTGCAAAAGAAACTATTGCTCTTTTCATTGCTCTTCCTCCTGGTTGATTGTTTTTGTCTGTTACCATTTTTTTTATACCCCCTCTTTGTATTGTTATAAACTTATTTTTTAAAACCATTAAATCTATATTACACTTCAATTTAATTAATTTTTGTCATCAGGATGACATTTCTAAAAATATTTTAGCCTGTGTAAATGAAAAGCCGCCTCTGATAGTTTAAGTGTACCGGTAATCCGCATTAGATGTCAACTGTGCTATATCTGCTTT comes from the Nitrospirae bacterium YQR-1 genome and includes:
- a CDS encoding co-chaperone GroES, which translates into the protein MKFKPLKERVFVSYKDELEKTAGGLYVPDTAREKPQRGKVEAVGSEAKEVKVGDEVLFDKYSGSKVQIDGKDYLIIKEEDILGIIE